TTCCGATCCTCACCTACCACACCAAATCACTCGACGCCCAGCAGTTGCTGGCCAAGCGTGTACTGGATGTGGTTGGCGCCTTGGTGGGGCTTCTGGTGACCGGACTTCTGCTTCCCTTCATCGCCCTGGCGATCAAGCTCAATTCGCCGGGATCGGTATTCTTTGCCCAAAAACGGGTCGGCGAGGGAGGGCGCATCTTCTGCTGCTGGAAATTCCGGACGATGGACGACGGAGCGGAAAAGAAAAAAAGGAAGCTTCTCGACCGAAACGAGATGTCTGGTGCCATCTTCAAGATCAGGAACGATCCGCGGGTCACGCGGGTCGGGAAGTTTCTGCGCCGGACCAGCCTGGATGAGCTTCCTCAGTTCTGGAACGTCCTTAAGGGGGAGATGAGCCTGGTTGGAACGCGCCCGCCCACGCGCTCGGAAGTTCGGAAATATCAGAACTGGCACCGCCGACGCATCAGCATCAAGCCTGGCCTTACGGGGATGTGGCAGGTCAGTGGCCGCAACGCTATTGAGGACTTCGACGAGATCGTCCGCCTCGACTTGTACTACATCGACAACTGGAGCCTCTGGCTCGATCTCAAACTCATCCTGAAAACCATCAAGGTCGTCCTGACCCAGCGGGGGAGTTGTTGATGACTGGTCAAAAGGGCCACGCCCGACCTCAAAGCTGTACCTCTTCGAAATGCATCTACCGGGTATTTTGTAGCAGTTGCGTCCGCTTCATGGTCATCCTCCCGGGTTAACCATGAACCGGACAAACCTTGTGCTTCAAGTCAGGACAGTTTATTTGCTCGTGGCAGAGGCCAGAAAAACCATTGACAACCATCCTGCCTCTCCCTATAATCCAGCCTGTTTTTGCGGGAATAACTCAGTGGTAGAGTGTCAGCTTCCCAAGCTGAAGGTCGCGGGTTCGAATCCCGTTTCCCGCTCCAGTAACTGCGAGCCCCGATTCCTGCCAGGAATCGGGGCTTAGTTGTTTGCCTTTGCCCTTTCGGGTTTGCTGCCGGTAGGTTAAACTACAGTCAGACCCCCAGATGGATGCACGATGACCGAAACCGGGAGTGTAAAACTGCTCAAGATCAAGTGTCCGCGCTGCGGCACCCTGACGAACTGGCAGGGGAACCCCGATCGGCCGTTTTGTTCGCCGCGGTGCCGGCAAATCGACCTCGGTCACTGGGCCGACGAAACCTATCGTATCCCTGCGGGAAGCGCGCCGTCGGAGGACGAGGAGGACGCGGACCGAAAGGATGAGGAATAAACCCGACCGCGAAAGGAATCCGGATGTATCGTTTGACCATTCATACCCACTTCGCCGCCGCCCACAACCTGATCAACTATCAGGGGGATTGCGAGAACCTGCACGGCCACAACTGGAAGGTGGAGGTAACGGTCTCTGCCCGGCAGCTCGACAAGGCGGGACTGGGGATCGATTTCAAGATCCTCAAGCTCGAGACCAAACGGATGCTCGACCGTCTCGACCACAAGTACCTGAACGAGCTTCCGTTCTTTCAGGAGATCAGCCCATCCTCGGAGAACATCGCCCGGTTCCTCTACGAGCAGCTCGGGACCGTCTTCAATACCGACAACATCCGGGTCGAGAAGGTCAACGTCTGGGAATCCGACTATGCCTGCGCCAGCTACAGTGAAGAGTGAGGCCCAACTGATCGAGGTTTTCTCCTCGATCCAGGGGGAAGGGCTGCTGGTCGGCTGCCGGCAGATCTTTGTCCGCATGGCGCTATGCAACCTGGCCTGCGGCTACTGCGACACCCCTTATGCCCCGCAGCCCGACTGCCGCATCGAGGACGCTCCAGCCTCGGGCATTTTCCGCAACGTCCCTAACCCGGTGGCGCTGGAGACCCTGTACAACATCCTCCACACATGGAACTGCCTGCTGCCCGGACTGCACCATTCCATCAGCCTGACCGGCGGCGAGCCTCTGGTCCAGGCGGATGTGCTGCTCGAATGGCTCCCCGCCCTGCAGAAGATTCTTCCCGTCAGTCTGGAAACCAATGGCACCCTGCCGGCAGCGCTCGAACCGCTGCTGCCGGTGATCGACTGGATATCGATGGACATCAAGCTCCCCTCCCAGAGCGGCTGTCCCACCCCCTGGCAGGAGCATTGCAATTTTCTCGCCCTGGCCCGAGAGAAGGAGTGCCAGGTCAAGGTGGTCGTCGGCGAGGAGACCGAAAAGCGCGAGGTCGAGGCCGCCGCCCGGATGGTCGAGGATGTCGCCGCCGAGGTGCCGCTGATCCTGCAGCCGGTGACCCGCGAGGGGGTGATCGCCATCTCGCCGCGCGCCCTGATCGACCTGCACACAGCCGCCGCCCGCTTCCATCCGGCGACCCGGGTGATTCCCCAGACCCACCGATTCATCGGACTACTCTAATTCACTTTATCAGACTTGCTTGAAGGTCAAACCTTGAATTGAACGCAGATGACTTCGGATAATTCGGATGAAACCAGAAAGACAGATCAATGCCTAATGAGATTTGATCTGCGTGAATCCGCATTTATCTGCGTTCGCAAAAGGTTTTTCGGTTGAACAAAGAACGGAGTTCTTATTGTGATCATCGAAGAGATGACCATGAATGAATTCGCCGCGGGGCTGGAGCGCACCCGGACCGTCCTCATCCCCTTTGGTGCGACCGAGGAGCACGGGCCGCACCTGCCGCTCGCCACCGACACCCTGCACGCCATTGCCGTCGGCCGCCGGTTGTCTGAGTGTCGGCCGATCTTCATCGCACCGCCGGTCCCCTACGGTGTCTGCCGCTCGACCGCCGATCATCCGGGGACCCTCTCCATCAGCACGGCCACCCTGCGCGCTCTGGCCATTGACATCGTCGCCGCGCTCTACCGCCAGGGGCTGCGCAATTTCATCCTTCTCACAGGC
This region of Desulfuromonadales bacterium genomic DNA includes:
- a CDS encoding sugar transferase; amino-acid sequence: PILTYHTKSLDAQQLLAKRVLDVVGALVGLLVTGLLLPFIALAIKLNSPGSVFFAQKRVGEGGRIFCCWKFRTMDDGAEKKKRKLLDRNEMSGAIFKIRNDPRVTRVGKFLRRTSLDELPQFWNVLKGEMSLVGTRPPTRSEVRKYQNWHRRRISIKPGLTGMWQVSGRNAIEDFDEIVRLDLYYIDNWSLWLDLKLILKTIKVVLTQRGSC
- the queD gene encoding 6-carboxytetrahydropterin synthase QueD; this encodes MYRLTIHTHFAAAHNLINYQGDCENLHGHNWKVEVTVSARQLDKAGLGIDFKILKLETKRMLDRLDHKYLNELPFFQEISPSSENIARFLYEQLGTVFNTDNIRVEKVNVWESDYACASYSEE
- a CDS encoding DNA gyrase inhibitor YacG, coding for MTETGSVKLLKIKCPRCGTLTNWQGNPDRPFCSPRCRQIDLGHWADETYRIPAGSAPSEDEEDADRKDEE
- a CDS encoding 7-carboxy-7-deazaguanine synthase QueE, encoding MPAPATVKSEAQLIEVFSSIQGEGLLVGCRQIFVRMALCNLACGYCDTPYAPQPDCRIEDAPASGIFRNVPNPVALETLYNILHTWNCLLPGLHHSISLTGGEPLVQADVLLEWLPALQKILPVSLETNGTLPAALEPLLPVIDWISMDIKLPSQSGCPTPWQEHCNFLALAREKECQVKVVVGEETEKREVEAAARMVEDVAAEVPLILQPVTREGVIAISPRALIDLHTAAARFHPATRVIPQTHRFIGLL